In Erigeron canadensis isolate Cc75 chromosome 8, C_canadensis_v1, whole genome shotgun sequence, the DNA window GTGGTTTTGTTTCAAATGAAGCTCTCAAAAAAGTTCTTGAGGATCGTAAGCGATGGAAGGATAAGGGAGACTGTGGTTGTCGACTTCGCACTGCTTATGGGTTACCATGTGCGTGCGAACTTTCAATGCATATAAGTTCACATAAGTACTCTCATTTACAtgcaatttattattttaaactatttattacaaaattttaaatgaagtaatacttaattatatataaatataggtcaatatattactttggATTCGATTGACATTTTTTGGAGGAAGCTAGATCTTTCACTATCATCTACGCAAAAAGACGATGTTAGCTGTGATGATGTACTGCAACATTTTAAAGAAAACTACAACAAGCAGTCCAAAGTTGGGAAAAAAAGTTGGTTAAGAAAGTTGATGAATATTTTCAGTCCAGATACAACTGACATTCGGGAACCTCgagttcaaaataaaactcGTGGACGACCAaagaaatcgcaacaaaaaaagcGTACCGAGTTTTGTTCAAAGAGATTTAGTTGTTCAACCATGCCCGATTTTGTTGAGCCGATTAGGGAGCCTGCCAGACAAAATACATTTGAATTTGACTTGAACAAGGAGCCAAATATAGATTTGAACGAGGTCCCATATGAGTTTCAGGGTCCACACATGTTGGACTTAAATAAAGCGCCACTAAAGTGTGGTTCAAATTTAATGGACGATATTCCACAAGTGTTTCATCCATACATTacgaatatacaaaatattttcGGTGATGGAAACTGTGGATATCGAGCATTAGCTGTTGGTCTTGGACTTAATGAAGACAATTTTTATGAGTACATTCGGCAACAAATGAGAGAAGAGTTGCAAAATCGATATGATTTATACTCCAGGATTTTCGTTATCGATATAAATTCAATGTATCAAGACTTGTGTTTCTGTGGTTCCCCTTGTCCACCGGAACATTGGATGAAAATGCCCGAGGCAGGTGTTTTAATTGCTAATAAGCTTGGTGTGATCGTCCATTCTTTAGACAAGAGAGGCAGTACGACGATTTTTCCGTTTTGGTGTGGTCCGGAAGATGTTGAACATCACAGAGCTCTTGCAATTGCCCTTGTAAATGGATAATCACATTTTGTCATGGTGGAGTTACAAGGCGAGTACCCAATGCCTGTTATCACGCCATATTGGACATTTCACCATGGTCCGTGTGCAGCCGGATGGGAAATCATGTATAGGTCGCGTCTAGATCTATATATCAGTCTTTGTCGTCGTGAGAGTggtgttattaatatatttgattaattaagttagtgtttttgtacttttattattttattactagaaatttaaaataaacctttgcattttgttaattattttagtGTTTGTACTTTTATCTTGTTATTATTAGAGATTAAAATAAAccttacatttttatatttttatgttatcaTGTTGATACATaaattatggaaaaaaaatgaaacattaaaatattaattttggttaaacattaataaaaacataatcattactttaaaaaaacataatcattactttttattatatctaactaaaaaattagtaaaagttACTAATCACTATGAAAAGTTAGTCAAAGGTTGAATTTTgagtacaaatgattttttttatgggTCTAATTATCAAGCCCCCAATCAAAATCAAAGCACcatcaaaacataaaattatgtTCAAACTAACTGCCATCAATTCAAAAGTATTTACTTAAAGAAGCCAATATCTCAAACTTAACAAACCAACAGTAGTGCCAACAAACAGCAATTGCCCACCTCTTCTCCCAATCAAAATGTCTTCTTTAAAGAATCTTTTCCAAAGACCTGGATTAAGGACTATTGTAGAATCAAGAAAGCCAACACCATGTCAAATGCATCGCCCCTTTTTCTGTTCTTCCTTAGGGTCACCTTTGATTGCCTTTCTATTCTTGTCCAAAACATTAGCTGCATTATTGCTATATGTAACAATTTATAAACATGAGATATGGGCGACTTTCTGACCCATTCGACCATTTGAGTTGTGTTCTTATCGTCTGTTTTAAATATGGACAACATTCTACCCATTCAACAATTTGAGTTGTGTTCTTAACTTAAGTTCCCAAACCCCTTTTAGCCCGTATATACAGTTTGTTGTGCATAATATAATTGAGTGTACCAGTAGTATCACCAATCTTGAAAGCCCCAGCTTAAACCCCCCACGAACTGTGGCTGACCCAATAATAACCTGCAATAGCCATTAGTGATTAAATTAGATGAGCGGGTTCACAAGCAAAGGTAACAAAAGCTTGAGCCTAAATGGCTCGAGCCATCAACTGTTGACGggttataagtatttttagaaatacATACTAAAGAATTCACAAGATCTTTCATTATACTTGATAAAATTACCAACACAATATAACATTCTCGCATCTAATACAATACCAACATTAAAAACGTTAACTTGATGAAACTCTTCCAAAAACTCTGTTTGAGATCCATTACCTAACCCACTTGAACAACTTATGCTTGCTACCTCTATAAACCACCATGTATCTAAACCCCCGTATTGACCATGTAGCTTATAACTAATCCTCTATATGAATCAAATTATTTCCCAAAATATATCATGAAAACCATGCAGCTTAAGACCTTATATCAATCTAGATCTGAAACTcctaacacaaaaatatataaaacctaaTTTATATAGTGACAGTCTTAATATTATACCAAAACAACTTTAATAAGAAACAGGAATATTATACCAAAACAACTTTAATAAGAAACAGGAAGAGTGGTACGAGTATAATACTATAATAAATGAAGTAAAAAACAGACCTGAATAGAGAGCACTTTTTATTTGGTAGATACATATGGGCTTAAAGCGTTCTTGTTGCTGATAACCAACTTCCCTTTTCCCCATTTGCTACTCAAATCATCTTGACATATATCAAAATTTCTTGACCTATCACAATAAAAAAGGCATTCTCACATCGTTACTCAAGGcaaaaaacattatttatattgaCTTGAACACATacttatattatagatatacgACCAGAATATTAGACCTTGGTTTTTCCATATGGGTTGGCTGCTGACTTTTTCAACGTAAGAACGATTCCCTTTTTCCTCGGTTCCTTCTGGGCAGTCTCTATGAAACAAATTTGGTCCGTTGTTCAAGTTTATAAGCTGCACCGCTAACCTTAAgcccaaaaacaaacataaatataaatattgttaTCTGTTGTGCCTTTCATGCTGTTCTCATGTTCTAGTAAAGCAAATGATTGTAGCTGCAACTATATCACATAGTAAATAGATTATATGGGTTAAAAAGCAAACttataaacaaaaagtaaatggattattaataattaagccTTTTGTGTCAAGATTCAGTCCAATAGAGATCCAGTCCTGCCAAACACTTTATTATCTTTATAAGTTATCACATTGTATAAAATGTCACTTGTAGTATAAAATGTCACTTTTAGTCGTTCCGAGTCGATCCACTTTAAGAAAGGTGTTCACTACCAGCAAGATCAATAAGGTTGACAACTCCTTGTATATGTTGATCCATGATCTAAAAAATAAACAGGGAGTTTGTGAtaaatatcaacaacaatatacTCATATATCCACAAACTCCTCTTACTCATTATATGCCAATCCAGAATACATAATAGAATGGATAGTTATAATGGATTATGGATAGTTAATGTGACACCAAATATTAGCTTCGACCTATacattttttgtaatttaaaaaGCCTTTAATGATTCACAATGTGCTATGTATAAAGATGCATACCAGAAAGATGCATTAGACACATACATGTTATAATGGATAGTTAATGTGGTAAAATTACTTACTTGTAATAGTAGTAGCAGCGGATGACAAACACATTCTATATTTCCCCTTATTGTTTCTTCTTacatataaaacataacatAGATGAAAGTATAACTTTTTTCCTAGCTTTTTTGATAAACACTATATAATAATTCCataaatgaaaactaaaacATCATATAACCAATTTTTTAAGAACAATACAACAAAGAAGGTACCTGGtgaatttttcctttttaaaaacaCTTTATATCGTCATCATTCATATATGAATGATATCATCAAACCTACAAATATATATCCCCTGAAAACTCAAGTCAATAAATCTTCAAGCTTTctgaaatcaaaatcaaaagtagAATTAAAACCCAATTTGATTAACAATGATTTTGTACCTTGTTATTTCCTCATCGAGATAGTCTGTTTCCAGGAGTGAAAATCTAAAATAGTATTCAAACCCACTTTGGTTTTTCCATGACAATCCTTCTTTGAAACCAGATTTGGCTTTAGTCTTCAACAATTCAGATCTATCAGATAGATAGAGTTCAGATGGATATGGAAATAGAGgatcagatttttttttctttctttcttttgtttatcAAATCTATGAAATCAATAGATGTGGAAAAAAATGGAGAGAGAAATACTTTTGTGGGTCTGAGAATAAAAAGCTTCCAAAAGAAGTTAAGATTCAATTTACACAAATCCTACCCATACAGTCTCCCGTCCAACTTTATTTGAAAAACAAGTCCCGCCCAAACAACCCTCTCACTCCCTCTGCTTGACATAGTACTCTCACCACTTCTCTTTCTCCTTCCAAATATGACCCCACACACACTAAATACACCTAAAACTACCTAGCACTTGACATCATATTTCCGATGTGGCAACGCTCTGTGATCAACAACACATAAATGTGATGTCACTCGATATCTCTCCTTTAGTATGAAAGGGGAGATTTTAAGTTGTGTACACAAAGATTTATACAATTTACGTAAAAAGTTTAGGTTGTCCGTGCATCTAGGCACTAGTATACAACATGAGAGAAGGTGaatatgatattattttatgttaaaatttaGATGAAAAACTTCTTATGAGTATAACTTAatactttaattatataatttatggaatccattattaatttattttacaaataatatgaaaataataatttttgagaGGTTATCTATCAAAGGTTAATGAGGGACAATATTATATTCACAATTACCATATAACACATTACCATATAACACTGTGAAGTTAAAGgtaaaatgaaaagaatatGTATAAAACCATTGtaaatgaactttaaaaaaaaaaaagtttattagttttttttagttgaaaggtgaattttatTTGAAACTTTGCGTCACGATTTGACAGTGAGAcgtctaacatatatttttttaaccgggtccgcgctacgGAGCTCTTTCGATGTAAAAATGACTATTTCCAATATCTAGTGATGAAAAATTCCTACTAATTCGCACAAAAACACGGCGATTAATAGAAATTTATTAGTTAATTCGATTCGTATATGTTTGGTAATTAGAAATGAGAAATGATATTTCTACAACACATTTTTACCATCTACAATAATACCTACATCATGTAGTTATATTTGATGCATAAAAATCAATACGTTCTTTGTAGAtgtcaaaattttgttttagaaaTAACATTTCTTAAGGTTTGAGCACACGCCAGACACACAGACACAATACACTAGTACACACATGACACATCTCTATAGAAATGCAACTCAGGCCCACCCACCCCTTCCACTTCCTTCATTCTACAATCTACACCCAAAttattctctctctctttctctctctgtCTGTCTAGCACCGCATACTATTTTAGCTTtgttttgaaaagaaataaaaagatataaaaagaaatggCAGATTGGGGGCCGGTACTAGTAGGGGTGATACTGTTTATACTGTTGCAACCGGGGCTTTTATTCCAGCTGCCTGGAAACGGAAAACAAGTTGAGTTTGGAAGCATGAAAACAAACGGCAAAGCCATCGCTGTTCACACTCTCATCTTTTTCACCATCTATTCCATTCTCATCCTTGCTGTCCATGTCCATATCTACACCGGCtaattcttcttcttgttcttttctttcttaaagTTGATCTGTaataatattttagttttttctaGTACTGAACTACTGATTGTATTCCTAgtcttaattaataatatgtttctttttttgtttctgCTAGATTAGATCTgtgttgtttttatttatttaagtattatttttattattgcaTAATGGAGTAGATTTTACTGTGACCATTAGTCTAGAACATTGTGGATGATCgattccttttctttttactttctaCTTCTACATTCTGAAATGCATTTTACGCACCGAATAATAATTTTATCAAAAGATGAAAGCTGGAAAGTCAgtattattattaggaaaattatacctaaaattttaattatttaattaagaagATGATATGTGGTatccattaattttcttttttaatcttgtcTTTTTATTTTGCACATGGCTTcatctattatattaataagattaatcatatcttttattatcttattattatcattatttgaaAGCTTTATACTTCTTTCTTCATGTTATAATAGGAATAATATATACTCCcttcgtcccattttaattgtcctattttgactggtcaagtctttCTCTCCCGactttgatcgtaaatatccttttttgtgttatatattaattgatgagagttataccaatgaaaactacatttaaaactcaatcaattcatatatgtcatatcaagtgttatataacacaaagaaaaatacttacggtcaa includes these proteins:
- the LOC122580057 gene encoding uncharacterized protein LOC122580057; the protein is MADWGPVLVGVILFILLQPGLLFQLPGNGKQVEFGSMKTNGKAIAVHTLIFFTIYSILILAVHVHIYTG